From one Pseudomonas fluorescens genomic stretch:
- a CDS encoding ligand-gated channel protein, which translates to MSPTFSKSCLALTLCSLYTAHASAQTQPLELDNMVVTASGFSQQIKDAPASISVITREQIENKSYRDVTDALRDVPGVVVTGGASSSDISIRGMASKYTLMLVDGKRQDSRATRPNSDGAGIEQGWMPPLEAIERIEVVRGPMSSLYGSDAMGGVINIITRKVTPQWYGGIRTEATFQDRSDSGNYNSTNAFISGPLVDNLVGLQLYGQRSRRDEDHIVNGFNEQSTDSATAKLSFTPDEHNDITLEAGKSEQERNSHKGRSASRSDSRNDYDRTNFSITHSGRWDSLTSESYLQREKIENPGRRMELENTVLNSQVSFFSDSHITTFGGQYKYEDLSDEGNQLASAASVNQLTRWSWALFAEDEWRLTEAFALTGGLRMDRDENYGTHWSPRLYGVYHPTEQWTIKGGVSSGYRSPDIRAAVDDWGQITGGGGDPAIIVGNSSLKPEKSLSQEIGFIWDNLEGFSTGLTLFNTDFKDKITETRRCTDSTGNASGQCQIGGTSYKFISDRVNVDEAQMRGVEATLDWDITQTVSLATNYTFTASEQKSGPQKGKALNQMPRHMFNATLDWQATDQLGTWARLNYRGKTSDYLGRSTMSDGTPSYTFVDFGGTYRVTKNVKLLAGVYNVFNKEVDYDNYQTVLDGRRYTMGVDLSF; encoded by the coding sequence GTGTCCCCGACTTTCAGCAAATCCTGCCTCGCGCTCACCCTCTGCTCGCTGTATACCGCGCACGCCAGCGCCCAGACTCAGCCGCTGGAGCTGGACAACATGGTGGTGACCGCGTCGGGTTTCTCCCAGCAGATCAAGGATGCACCGGCATCGATTTCGGTCATTACCCGCGAGCAGATCGAGAACAAGTCCTACCGTGACGTTACCGATGCCCTGCGCGATGTGCCGGGCGTGGTGGTCACCGGCGGCGCCAGCTCCAGCGACATCAGCATTCGCGGCATGGCCTCCAAGTACACCCTGATGCTGGTCGACGGCAAACGCCAGGACTCGCGGGCTACCCGCCCGAACAGTGACGGCGCCGGTATCGAGCAGGGCTGGATGCCGCCGCTGGAAGCCATCGAGCGTATCGAAGTGGTGCGCGGGCCGATGTCGTCGCTGTATGGCTCCGACGCCATGGGCGGGGTGATCAACATCATCACCCGCAAGGTCACCCCCCAGTGGTACGGCGGCATCCGCACCGAAGCGACCTTCCAGGATCGTTCCGACTCCGGTAACTACAACAGCACCAACGCCTTCATTTCCGGGCCGCTGGTCGACAACCTGGTCGGCCTGCAGCTGTACGGCCAGCGTTCGCGCCGTGACGAAGACCACATCGTCAACGGCTTCAACGAGCAGAGCACCGACAGTGCCACGGCCAAGTTGTCGTTCACCCCGGATGAACATAACGACATCACCCTGGAAGCGGGCAAGTCCGAGCAGGAGCGCAACTCGCACAAAGGCCGTTCGGCGAGCCGATCCGACAGCCGCAACGACTACGACCGCACCAACTTCTCCATCACCCACTCCGGGCGCTGGGACAGCCTCACCAGCGAAAGCTACCTGCAGCGCGAGAAAATCGAGAACCCCGGCCGGCGCATGGAGCTGGAAAACACCGTGCTCAACTCGCAGGTGTCGTTCTTCAGCGATTCGCACATCACCACGTTCGGTGGCCAGTACAAATACGAAGACCTCAGCGACGAGGGCAACCAATTGGCCTCGGCGGCCAGCGTCAACCAGCTGACCCGCTGGTCGTGGGCACTGTTTGCCGAAGACGAGTGGCGCCTGACCGAAGCCTTCGCCCTGACCGGCGGCCTGCGCATGGACCGCGACGAGAACTACGGCACCCACTGGTCGCCACGCCTGTACGGGGTTTATCACCCGACCGAGCAGTGGACCATCAAGGGCGGTGTATCCAGCGGTTATCGCTCACCGGACATCCGCGCCGCCGTGGATGACTGGGGCCAGATCACCGGTGGCGGTGGCGACCCGGCAATCATCGTCGGCAACTCCAGCCTCAAGCCGGAAAAGAGCCTGAGCCAGGAAATCGGCTTCATCTGGGACAACCTCGAAGGTTTCTCCACCGGCTTGACCCTGTTCAACACTGACTTCAAGGACAAGATCACCGAGACCCGCCGCTGCACCGACAGCACCGGCAATGCCTCGGGCCAGTGCCAGATCGGCGGCACCTCGTACAAGTTCATCAGTGACCGGGTCAACGTTGACGAAGCACAGATGCGCGGCGTTGAAGCGACCCTGGACTGGGACATCACCCAGACCGTCTCGCTGGCCACCAACTACACCTTCACCGCCTCAGAGCAGAAGAGCGGCCCGCAGAAGGGCAAGGCCCTGAACCAGATGCCACGGCACATGTTCAACGCCACCCTCGACTGGCAGGCCACCGACCAGCTGGGCACCTGGGCGCGCCTGAACTACCGCGGCAAAACCTCGGACTACCTGGGCCGCAGCACCATGTCCGACGGCACGCCGTCGTACACCTTCGTCGACTTCGGCGGCACCTACCGGGTGACCAAGAACGTCAAGCTGCTGGCCGGTGTGTACAACGTCTTCAACAAGGAAGTGGACTACGACAACTACCAGACCGTACTGGATGGCCGCCGTTACACCATGGGCGTCGACCTGTCGTTCTGA
- a CDS encoding DUF3649 domain-containing protein, with translation MKSKAAGLPISYRLAVTSRSLAAVFGGYLLAAMASVCITMLLPVPRAEAVISGMMLSFLFYLVAFLWCFACRSARQAWLGVLVPSLVLAMISGLAYWMKNP, from the coding sequence ATGAAAAGCAAAGCCGCCGGGCTGCCCATCAGCTATCGCCTGGCCGTGACCTCCCGCAGCCTGGCTGCCGTGTTCGGTGGCTACCTGCTGGCAGCCATGGCCAGCGTTTGCATCACTATGCTGTTGCCGGTGCCCCGTGCCGAGGCAGTGATCAGCGGCATGATGCTGTCGTTCCTGTTCTACCTGGTGGCCTTTCTCTGGTGCTTCGCCTGTCGTAGCGCCAGGCAGGCCTGGCTGGGGGTACTGGTGCCGAGCCTGGTGCTGGCAATGATCAGCGGTCTGGCCTACTGGATGAAAAACCCATGA
- a CDS encoding PepSY-associated TM helix domain-containing protein encodes MKEGFRQAMAWLHTWTGLIFGWLLFAIFLTGTMSYFKEEISHWTQPEVPRRALDPAASLDLAQRYLQEHAPTAGSWFIQLPNAREPALSVGWPKPGGGRRDFNEKTLDPATGAELQARETRGGNFFYRFHFQLEMPHPWGRWLSTFAAFIMLLGLVTGIITHKKIFKEFFTFRPGKGQRSWLDGHNAIGVLVLPFHLMISYSSLVIFMAMVMPASIIASYGDNTRGFFNDLFGGQSQVKVAGTPAPLLPLPELYAKVQAQAPGANLAWVEVQNPGDQNARVRFVRHAGDRIAHQRGGGWLFDGVNGTLAGGSQIEATPMLISGGMYGLHMGVFAGPWLRWLYFFFGLAGTAVIGTGLVMWLGKRQLKHAKSGTQPFELRLVEVLNIASMSGLLLGVAAFFWANRLLPIGLEGRADWEINSFFLLWALSLLHAMLRPGRRAWAEQLGLGALLWAALPLLNGLTTGQGLNHSIAVGDWAMAGFDLTALVSGLFLAWAAGKMWRAPVVVAKRAPKAAPGKLIESEVN; translated from the coding sequence ATGAAAGAAGGCTTTCGCCAGGCCATGGCCTGGCTGCATACCTGGACCGGGCTGATCTTCGGCTGGTTGCTGTTTGCGATTTTCCTGACCGGGACAATGTCCTATTTCAAGGAAGAGATCAGCCACTGGACCCAGCCGGAAGTCCCCCGCCGAGCGCTGGACCCGGCCGCGAGCCTGGATCTGGCCCAGCGCTATCTGCAGGAGCATGCGCCGACGGCGGGCAGCTGGTTCATTCAGTTGCCCAATGCCCGCGAGCCGGCCCTGAGCGTCGGTTGGCCCAAGCCTGGAGGCGGGCGCCGCGACTTCAACGAGAAAACCCTCGACCCTGCCACCGGCGCCGAACTGCAGGCGCGCGAGACCCGGGGCGGCAATTTTTTCTACCGTTTCCATTTCCAGCTGGAGATGCCTCACCCCTGGGGCCGCTGGCTGTCGACCTTTGCCGCGTTCATCATGCTCCTGGGGCTGGTGACGGGGATCATTACCCACAAGAAGATCTTCAAGGAGTTCTTCACCTTCCGCCCGGGCAAGGGCCAGCGTTCCTGGCTCGATGGGCATAACGCCATTGGCGTGCTGGTGCTGCCGTTTCACCTGATGATCAGCTACAGCAGCCTGGTGATTTTCATGGCCATGGTCATGCCGGCCAGCATCATTGCCAGCTATGGCGACAATACCCGTGGTTTTTTCAACGACCTGTTCGGCGGGCAGAGCCAGGTCAAGGTCGCCGGCACCCCGGCGCCGTTGCTGCCTTTGCCGGAGTTGTACGCCAAGGTCCAGGCCCAGGCGCCGGGAGCGAACCTTGCGTGGGTCGAGGTACAGAACCCCGGCGACCAGAACGCCCGGGTGCGTTTCGTGCGCCATGCCGGTGATCGCATTGCGCACCAGCGCGGCGGTGGCTGGCTGTTCGACGGGGTCAACGGCACGCTGGCGGGCGGCAGCCAGATCGAAGCCACGCCGATGCTGATTTCCGGTGGCATGTACGGCCTGCACATGGGCGTCTTCGCCGGGCCCTGGTTGCGCTGGCTGTACTTCTTCTTCGGCCTGGCCGGCACGGCGGTGATCGGTACGGGCCTGGTGATGTGGCTGGGCAAGCGTCAGCTCAAGCATGCCAAGAGCGGCACCCAGCCGTTCGAGCTGCGCCTGGTCGAGGTGCTGAACATTGCCAGCATGAGCGGCTTGCTGCTCGGCGTGGCGGCGTTCTTCTGGGCCAACCGCCTGCTGCCGATCGGTCTTGAGGGGCGTGCCGACTGGGAGATCAACAGTTTCTTCCTGCTCTGGGCGTTGTCGCTGCTGCACGCCATGTTGCGCCCGGGCCGCCGTGCCTGGGCCGAGCAACTGGGCCTGGGGGCGTTGCTGTGGGCGGCCCTGCCGCTGCTCAACGGCCTGACCACCGGCCAGGGCCTGAACCACTCGATCGCCGTCGGCGACTGGGCCATGGCTGGTTTCGACCTCACCGCGTTGGTCAGCGGCCTGTTCCTGGCCTGGGCTGCCGGCAAAATGTGGCGGGCACCGGTGGTGGTGGCCAAGCGTGCGCCCAAGGCTGCGCCCGGCAAGCTGATCGAAAGCGAGGTGAACTGA
- a CDS encoding DUF3325 domain-containing protein, producing the protein MLAIALFAFAGFAALCLAMEKHYKDLLGHKPSSARLKALRVAGWVLLALALLLAVRHSGWAMGLVELFAVMMAGVTLWVFLLPYQPRLLLGLAAASVVLAPLTALASL; encoded by the coding sequence ATGCTGGCCATTGCCCTGTTTGCTTTTGCCGGCTTTGCCGCCCTGTGCCTGGCCATGGAGAAACATTACAAGGACCTGCTCGGGCATAAGCCGAGCAGCGCGCGGCTCAAGGCCTTGCGGGTTGCTGGCTGGGTGCTGCTGGCTCTGGCGTTGCTGCTGGCCGTGCGCCACAGTGGCTGGGCCATGGGCCTGGTCGAGCTGTTCGCGGTGATGATGGCCGGGGTCACCCTCTGGGTGTTCCTCCTGCCTTACCAGCCGCGCCTGCTGCTGGGCTTGGCGGCGGCCAGCGTGGTGCTGGCACCGTTGACTGCCCTGGCCTCGCTGTAA
- a CDS encoding RNA polymerase sigma factor produces the protein MVNEPLDLPGEGANDADGASGRARFVQVFLAQRAQMEALVSRRIGCRATASDLIQELFLRFWRRPQVKVEALDTYLLRCAGNIAIDHLRSEGARERVNDSLQLQVADEHVSAPQVALEVNSDLQRIEAALRELPERTRQIFLLNRIHGRKYAEIAKAMGLSQSAVEKHMMRALEACKASVALPPASMRKPGKAP, from the coding sequence TTGGTCAACGAGCCGCTCGATCTGCCTGGCGAAGGTGCCAATGACGCCGACGGCGCCAGCGGGCGCGCGCGTTTTGTGCAGGTATTTCTCGCCCAGCGGGCGCAGATGGAGGCCCTGGTCAGCCGGCGTATCGGCTGCCGGGCCACGGCCTCGGACCTGATCCAGGAGTTGTTCCTGCGCTTCTGGCGGCGCCCACAGGTCAAGGTCGAGGCGCTCGATACCTACTTGCTGCGCTGCGCCGGTAATATCGCCATCGATCACCTGCGCAGCGAAGGCGCCCGCGAGCGGGTCAACGACAGCCTGCAGTTGCAGGTGGCCGACGAGCATGTCAGCGCACCGCAAGTGGCCCTGGAGGTGAACAGCGACCTGCAGCGCATCGAAGCGGCGCTGCGCGAACTGCCCGAGCGTACCCGGCAGATCTTTCTGCTCAACCGCATCCATGGGCGCAAGTACGCCGAGATTGCCAAGGCCATGGGCCTGTCCCAGAGTGCGGTGGAAAAACATATGATGCGCGCCCTGGAGGCGTGCAAGGCGAGTGTTGCGCTGCCGCCAGCCAGCATGCGCAAGCCAGGGAAAGCACCATGA
- a CDS encoding FecR family protein — protein MTDITAAQHQAALGWLSRINEQPQLAERAEFKRWLLAHPAHGRAYAQAQALWRVSEAPASLLAAEDDQALQGYLRAMQQPAVGRTWRRIATFAAAACLVLALGTAAGWHPAYWLDDLQADYVTAPGQVEEVVLADNSHMTLDAGSAVSVSFSEGQRQVTIRRGAAFFHVTHTGEPFVVEAAKGETRVLGTRFEVRKHNGGARVTVLDGRVAVTAEPGRLQQQLGGGQQVAYRDGTASAVETVDSESRLAWRQGWLNYYQVPLSTVIDDLARYYPGRIILLDSALGKRKVSGSFPANQPLAALDSLGAVLGFKRNTLLERVTLIR, from the coding sequence ATGACTGACATCACCGCCGCGCAGCATCAAGCCGCACTGGGCTGGCTGAGCCGGATCAACGAGCAACCGCAACTGGCCGAGCGTGCCGAGTTCAAGCGCTGGCTGCTTGCCCACCCGGCCCATGGCCGCGCCTATGCCCAGGCCCAGGCGTTGTGGCGCGTGAGCGAAGCGCCGGCGAGCCTGTTGGCGGCCGAGGATGACCAGGCCCTGCAAGGTTATTTGCGCGCCATGCAGCAACCGGCAGTGGGGCGTACCTGGCGCCGTATCGCCACTTTCGCCGCAGCCGCCTGCCTGGTGCTGGCCCTGGGCACTGCGGCGGGCTGGCATCCGGCCTACTGGCTGGATGATCTGCAAGCCGATTACGTCACGGCGCCGGGGCAGGTCGAGGAGGTGGTGCTGGCCGACAACTCGCACATGACCCTGGATGCCGGCAGCGCCGTGTCGGTGAGTTTCAGCGAGGGTCAGCGCCAGGTCACGATCCGCCGCGGCGCGGCGTTCTTTCATGTCACCCACACTGGCGAGCCGTTCGTGGTCGAGGCGGCCAAAGGCGAGACGCGGGTACTCGGCACGCGCTTCGAGGTGCGCAAGCACAATGGCGGCGCGCGGGTTACCGTGCTCGATGGCCGGGTGGCGGTGACGGCCGAGCCCGGGCGCTTGCAGCAACAGCTGGGCGGCGGTCAGCAGGTGGCCTACCGCGACGGCACCGCCAGCGCCGTCGAAACGGTGGACAGCGAGTCGCGCCTGGCCTGGCGCCAGGGCTGGCTCAATTACTATCAAGTGCCGCTGAGCACAGTGATCGACGACCTGGCGCGCTACTACCCGGGGCGCATCATCCTGCTCGACAGTGCCCTGGGCAAACGCAAGGTCAGCGGTAGCTTCCCGGCCAACCAGCCGCTGGCGGCGCTGGATTCGCTCGGTGCGGTGCTGGGTTTCAAGCGCAATACCTTGCTGGAGCGGGTCACCCTGATCCGCTGA
- a CDS encoding TonB-dependent siderophore receptor encodes MKFTLSPARSFSIWLSVSALAAASALPLGAAAAQQVYVFAQPSKPLVQALNDFSRLTGQSVIYTSDLPALNAPPLQGSLSAEQALQQLLGNSGFAFRRVDTRTLTLEPLDAGAALKLDATTVNSQADTDYSYQPPPNSSVMRSQASIMETPQAINVVPAQVLKDQAPRNLDDALANVSGVTQGNNFGGTQDTVMKRGFGDNRDGSIMRDGMPIVQGRSLNATTERVEVLKGPASLLYGIQDPGGVINVVSKRPQLQRYNALNLRGSSYGSGKNGSGGGLDSTGALGQSNFAYRLVLDHEDEDYWRNFGTHRESLVAPSLAWFGEDTQVLLAYEHREFLYPFDRGTAIDPRTNHPLDIPSTRRLDEPFNDMQGRSDLYRLEVDHQLADDWKAHFGLSYNRETYDASQVRVTAVNAARGTLTRSMDGTHGAISSDRFATVSLEGKVQLAGMQHDLLFGLDNEYRKVYRADLIRQSSLSTFSYLNPVYGREVEGTSVRDSDSAQTDKLRSDSLFFQDSIHLDAHWILVAGARYQMYDQIAGRGRPFKANTNNNGQAWVPRVGLVYKLDEQLSFYGSYTESFKPNSSIAPLTGGLVLDSGVEPEEGKSWELGAKLDMPGALTGTLALFDIRKRNVLVANFDSVTGDTLYSNAGEVRSRGLELDLTGQLSERWSLIGNYAFTDADVTQDPTLEGNRLQNVARHSGSLSAVYDAGSLFGGDRLRLGAGARYVGERAGNAENDFELPGYTVADAFASYETRLDEHKVRLQLNVKNLFDRTYYSSAVNRNFVAVGDARQVSLSSTLEF; translated from the coding sequence ATGAAGTTCACCCTCTCGCCAGCGCGTAGCTTTTCAATTTGGCTCAGTGTCTCGGCGCTGGCTGCGGCTAGCGCGTTACCCCTGGGCGCCGCTGCCGCGCAGCAGGTCTACGTGTTTGCCCAGCCGAGCAAGCCGCTGGTGCAGGCGCTCAATGACTTCAGCCGGCTGACCGGGCAAAGCGTGATCTACACCAGCGACCTGCCGGCGCTCAACGCCCCGCCCCTGCAGGGCAGCCTCAGTGCCGAGCAGGCCCTGCAGCAACTGCTGGGCAACTCCGGTTTCGCCTTTCGCCGCGTCGATACCCGCACCCTGACCCTCGAACCGCTGGATGCCGGTGCCGCGCTCAAGCTCGACGCGACCACGGTGAACTCGCAAGCCGATACCGACTACAGCTACCAGCCGCCACCAAACAGCTCGGTGATGCGCAGCCAGGCCTCGATCATGGAGACGCCCCAGGCCATCAACGTAGTGCCGGCCCAGGTGCTCAAGGACCAGGCCCCGCGCAACCTCGACGATGCCCTGGCCAATGTCAGCGGGGTGACCCAGGGCAACAACTTTGGCGGCACCCAGGACACGGTAATGAAGCGCGGCTTTGGCGATAACCGCGACGGCTCGATCATGCGCGATGGCATGCCGATCGTGCAGGGCCGCAGCCTCAATGCCACCACTGAGCGGGTCGAAGTGCTCAAGGGCCCGGCCTCATTGCTGTATGGCATCCAGGACCCGGGCGGGGTGATCAACGTGGTCAGCAAGCGTCCACAACTGCAGCGCTACAACGCCCTGAACCTGCGCGGCTCCAGCTATGGCAGCGGCAAGAACGGCAGCGGCGGCGGCCTGGACAGCACCGGCGCCTTGGGCCAGAGCAACTTCGCCTATCGTCTGGTGCTCGACCATGAAGACGAAGACTACTGGCGCAACTTCGGTACCCACCGCGAATCGCTGGTGGCGCCGTCGCTGGCCTGGTTCGGCGAAGACACCCAGGTGCTGCTGGCCTACGAGCACCGCGAGTTTCTCTATCCGTTCGACCGCGGCACGGCCATCGACCCGCGCACCAACCACCCACTGGACATCCCCAGCACCCGGCGCCTGGACGAGCCGTTCAACGACATGCAAGGGCGCTCGGACCTCTACCGCCTGGAGGTCGATCATCAGCTTGCGGACGACTGGAAAGCCCATTTCGGCTTGAGCTACAACCGCGAAACCTACGACGCCAGCCAGGTGCGAGTGACCGCCGTCAACGCCGCTCGCGGTACCCTGACCCGGAGCATGGACGGCACTCATGGCGCCATCAGCAGCGACCGTTTCGCTACTGTCAGCCTTGAGGGCAAGGTGCAACTGGCGGGCATGCAGCATGACCTGCTGTTCGGCCTGGATAACGAGTACCGCAAGGTTTACCGCGCTGATCTGATCCGCCAGAGCAGCCTGAGCACCTTCAGTTACCTGAACCCGGTGTATGGCCGCGAAGTCGAGGGCACCAGCGTGCGCGACAGCGACAGTGCGCAGACCGACAAGCTGCGCAGCGACTCGCTGTTCTTCCAGGATTCGATCCACCTCGACGCGCACTGGATTCTGGTCGCCGGTGCGCGCTACCAGATGTACGACCAGATCGCCGGGCGCGGGCGTCCGTTCAAGGCCAACACCAACAACAACGGCCAGGCCTGGGTGCCGCGTGTGGGCCTGGTGTACAAGCTCGATGAGCAACTGTCGTTCTATGGCAGCTACACCGAGTCATTCAAGCCCAACTCCAGCATCGCCCCGCTGACCGGCGGCCTGGTGCTGGATTCGGGGGTTGAGCCGGAGGAAGGCAAGTCCTGGGAACTGGGCGCCAAGCTCGACATGCCGGGGGCGCTGACCGGTACCCTGGCGCTGTTCGATATCCGCAAGCGCAACGTGCTGGTGGCCAATTTCGACTCGGTAACCGGCGACACCCTCTACAGCAACGCCGGCGAAGTGCGCTCGCGGGGCCTTGAGCTGGACCTGACCGGGCAATTGAGCGAGCGTTGGAGCCTGATCGGCAACTATGCCTTCACCGATGCCGACGTCACCCAGGACCCTACGCTCGAAGGCAATCGCCTGCAGAACGTGGCGCGCCACAGCGGCTCGCTGTCGGCGGTGTATGACGCCGGCAGCCTGTTCGGTGGTGACCGCCTGCGCCTGGGCGCCGGGGCGCGCTATGTCGGGGAGCGGGCGGGCAACGCCGAGAATGATTTCGAGCTGCCGGGCTACACCGTCGCCGATGCCTTCGCCAGCTACGAAACCCGCCTGGATGAGCACAAGGTGCGCTTGCAGTTGAACGTGAAGAACCTGTTCGATCGCACCTATTACAGCTCAGCGGTGAACCGCAACTTTGTCGCGGTGGGCGATGCGCGTCAGGTCAGCCTGTCCAGCACCCTGGAGTTCTAG
- a CDS encoding outer membrane protein assembly factor BamE, which translates to MNKSSILPAARWAALLAIGAVLAACGTSRLSQITDDGHLQAHTEPVWPSVEDNHWQPEGSLPDLDNLRRMTPGLSKPQVYALLGRPHFAEGQVAVREWDYVLKLPSGNGTEYKTCQYKILFDRNMKTQDVFWLPAQCAEQLKHG; encoded by the coding sequence ATGAACAAAAGTTCGATTTTGCCTGCTGCCCGCTGGGCTGCCTTACTAGCTATCGGCGCCGTGCTGGCGGCTTGCGGTACATCCCGACTAAGCCAGATAACCGATGACGGGCATTTGCAAGCCCATACCGAGCCGGTCTGGCCCTCCGTCGAGGACAACCACTGGCAGCCGGAAGGCAGCCTCCCTGACCTGGATAATCTTCGCCGCATGACCCCCGGGCTAAGTAAACCTCAGGTCTACGCGCTGTTGGGGCGCCCGCATTTCGCCGAGGGGCAAGTGGCCGTACGCGAATGGGACTATGTCCTCAAGCTGCCTAGCGGTAACGGCACTGAATATAAAACCTGCCAATACAAGATCCTGTTCGACCGGAACATGAAGACCCAGGATGTTTTCTGGCTGCCCGCGCAATGCGCCGAGCAACTCAAGCACGGGTAA
- a CDS encoding YadA family autotransporter adhesin, translated as MSNVQTPSHLRQRHSLQRSSLYLSLLAVLSPLAQADSVSGFGTDNTYGAGAVDPEITSNSGNSAYGFNAGAKVTGKHNTTVGSNAGVNVEGSFNSAVGRNAGSNVVGDNNTYAGNDSGNGVKGGGNAGFGINAGRAVNGTGNSGLGANAGQNITGNFNSGAGNNASNRVNGSFNSANGAFSGWNVTGDSNTATGAHAGKQVNGSSNFAAGFSAGNNVSGDNNIAIGRTSGSKISANDTVAIGTDASATASDAIALGNRASAINRNDVALGAGSQSAAAQPTTGAVIDGNAYIYAGSTPASVVSVGVLGGERQISNVAAGRVTSTSTDAINGSQLFATHQAVNLVGSRLNSLGGDIANYFGAGAVYNPFTGNMSAPSYLIQGSSYNNVGDAFKAVNTTLTSLDTRITDLRDKNPVQYSNPQTPTQATPYAPGSGSAGGSSNAGSVNGITPTQDVTLVGNAPGQPVSLHNVQDGVVARDSKDAVNGGQLHQTRQQLHNQGNSVANTLGAGSRYDSNTGKVSNPTYTVYGNNTSNVGEAIDTLQTRAPVQYSDAHGVATPDVPSNDVTLSGRNSGPVTVHNVAPGIQGTDAVNLDQLHSAIRGGTQGQFDQIRSDVNNLRKDAMGAAAGAMAMASMPQAYLPGRSMLASGMATTGGEASMAVGLSTLSDNGKWVFKANGSADTRGQMGVGVGAGFHW; from the coding sequence ATGAGCAACGTACAGACTCCCAGCCACCTGCGACAGCGACACTCCCTGCAGCGATCAAGCCTTTATCTTTCATTGCTGGCAGTACTTTCGCCACTGGCTCAAGCGGACTCAGTCTCAGGGTTTGGCACCGACAACACCTATGGCGCCGGCGCCGTAGACCCCGAAATCACCAGCAACTCGGGAAACTCGGCCTACGGTTTCAATGCCGGAGCCAAGGTGACCGGCAAGCACAACACCACTGTCGGATCGAATGCAGGGGTCAATGTCGAAGGCTCTTTCAACAGCGCTGTTGGGCGCAACGCGGGCAGTAACGTGGTAGGTGACAACAACACCTACGCCGGTAACGATTCCGGAAATGGCGTCAAGGGCGGTGGCAACGCCGGATTCGGCATCAATGCCGGTCGCGCCGTCAACGGAACGGGGAATAGCGGCTTGGGTGCAAACGCCGGACAGAACATTACCGGCAATTTCAACTCCGGCGCCGGCAACAACGCAAGCAATCGGGTCAACGGCAGCTTCAACAGCGCCAACGGGGCTTTCTCCGGCTGGAACGTAACCGGCGACAGCAATACCGCGACAGGCGCACACGCCGGAAAACAGGTGAACGGCAGCTCCAACTTCGCCGCAGGATTCTCCGCCGGCAACAACGTAAGTGGCGACAACAACATTGCCATCGGCAGAACATCAGGCTCGAAGATCAGCGCCAACGACACGGTGGCCATCGGCACCGACGCCAGCGCCACGGCCTCCGACGCTATTGCCTTGGGTAACCGTGCAAGCGCGATCAATCGCAATGATGTGGCTCTAGGTGCCGGCAGCCAGAGCGCCGCCGCACAGCCAACAACCGGCGCGGTGATCGACGGTAACGCCTATATCTATGCCGGCAGCACGCCCGCCAGTGTGGTCAGTGTCGGCGTCCTGGGTGGTGAGCGCCAGATCAGCAATGTCGCGGCCGGACGCGTCACCAGCACCAGCACCGATGCCATTAACGGCAGTCAGCTGTTCGCTACCCATCAGGCGGTCAACCTGGTGGGCAGTCGTTTGAACAGCCTCGGCGGTGACATCGCCAATTACTTCGGCGCAGGTGCCGTGTACAACCCCTTCACCGGCAATATGTCTGCACCGAGCTACCTCATCCAGGGCTCCAGCTACAACAATGTCGGCGACGCGTTCAAGGCAGTGAATACCACACTGACCAGCCTCGACACCCGGATCACCGACCTACGCGATAAAAACCCCGTGCAGTACAGCAACCCGCAAACACCTACCCAGGCAACCCCCTATGCCCCCGGATCGGGCAGCGCGGGTGGAAGCTCAAACGCCGGTTCGGTCAACGGTATCACCCCCACCCAGGACGTGACCCTGGTCGGCAACGCCCCCGGCCAACCCGTGAGCCTGCACAACGTGCAGGATGGCGTAGTGGCGCGCGACAGCAAAGACGCGGTCAATGGCGGCCAGTTGCACCAGACCCGACAGCAGCTCCACAATCAGGGCAATAGCGTCGCCAACACTCTGGGAGCAGGCTCGCGCTATGATTCGAACACCGGAAAGGTCAGCAACCCGACCTACACCGTGTATGGCAACAACACCAGCAATGTCGGCGAAGCCATCGACACGCTGCAAACCCGCGCACCGGTTCAGTACTCGGATGCGCACGGCGTAGCGACCCCCGATGTGCCCTCCAATGACGTCACCTTGTCCGGCAGAAACAGCGGCCCTGTCACTGTGCACAACGTCGCGCCAGGCATCCAGGGCACTGATGCGGTCAACCTGGATCAGCTGCACTCGGCAATCAGGGGCGGCACACAAGGCCAGTTCGACCAGATCCGTTCGGACGTCAACAACCTGCGCAAGGATGCAATGGGCGCCGCCGCCGGTGCCATGGCCATGGCCAGCATGCCCCAAGCCTACCTGCCCGGCAGAAGCATGCTGGCTAGCGGCATGGCCACGACCGGTGGCGAGGCCTCGATGGCCGTAGGCCTGTCGACACTGTCCGACAACGGCAAGTGGGTGTTCAAAGCCAATGGTTCCGCCGATACCCGCGGACAGATGGGCGTTGGCGTTGGCGCGGGCTTTCACTGGTAA